Proteins from a genomic interval of Treponema succinifaciens DSM 2489:
- a CDS encoding carbon starvation CstA family protein: MAALLIILAALVLLFCGYVFYGSWLAKQWGIDPAKKTPAKETPDGIDYVAAKPAVLMGHHYSSIAGAGPINGPIQAAVFGWVPVFLWCIIGGIFFGGVQDFGSLFASIRHKGKSVGEIINDTMGAKAKKLFIIFALLVLILVIASFVNVVAGTFFTVAGSPVMFGLVSNPTNNQTTAMISILFIVLAVIYGIITNKCGLKTLPATILGIIGIVIVTIIGLNVGFAMSRNAWIVFVGVYIAVASLVPVWIMLQPRDYLSSFLLYAMMLVALAGILVNAFKGSSAIEFSIPAFTGWKTQAGFLFPTLFITVACGACSGFHSLIATGTTSKQLDNEKNAKAIGYGSMLIESALGIIALISVGVIWTQWKQGKFGSPSAAFGAGIATLFGKEGSGIYNTINALLTLAVSVFALTSLDTGTRLSRFMFSELFLKDGEFSWKDAKGIRKVLANPFFGTISMVVIGSVLGGLKLSQIWGLFGAANQLLAGLALMAVAAWLGQAGKNNKMFFIPMAFMLAATLTSLVLTVYKKIAAMIQGVQGALVWGNWFQLLFAAAMSVLAVILVIEGIQTFKKQKK; encoded by the coding sequence ATGGCTGCTTTACTGATTATTTTAGCGGCGCTTGTTCTGCTTTTCTGCGGATACGTTTTTTACGGTTCGTGGCTTGCAAAGCAATGGGGAATTGATCCGGCGAAAAAAACACCGGCAAAGGAAACACCTGACGGAATTGACTACGTGGCTGCAAAACCGGCAGTTCTCATGGGACACCACTACTCTTCCATAGCAGGGGCAGGACCAATCAACGGACCTATACAGGCGGCAGTTTTCGGATGGGTTCCAGTATTTTTGTGGTGCATAATCGGAGGAATTTTCTTTGGCGGAGTCCAGGACTTTGGCTCGCTGTTTGCATCTATAAGGCACAAGGGAAAATCCGTAGGCGAAATCATAAACGACACAATGGGAGCAAAGGCAAAAAAGCTCTTTATTATTTTTGCGCTTCTTGTTCTTATCCTTGTAATCGCCTCGTTTGTAAACGTTGTTGCAGGAACCTTCTTTACCGTGGCAGGAAGCCCAGTAATGTTCGGGCTTGTTTCAAATCCGACAAACAACCAGACGACAGCAATGATTTCAATTTTATTCATTGTGCTTGCCGTTATCTACGGAATCATAACAAACAAATGCGGACTAAAAACGCTTCCAGCTACAATCCTTGGAATAATCGGAATCGTGATTGTTACAATAATCGGTCTCAACGTGGGATTCGCAATGAGCCGCAACGCCTGGATTGTTTTTGTAGGAGTTTACATAGCGGTAGCTTCTCTTGTTCCAGTGTGGATTATGCTTCAGCCGCGCGACTACCTTTCAAGCTTTTTGCTTTACGCCATGATGCTTGTTGCACTTGCAGGAATTTTAGTCAATGCATTTAAAGGAAGCTCTGCAATCGAATTTTCAATTCCGGCATTCACAGGCTGGAAGACACAGGCAGGATTCCTTTTCCCAACGCTTTTCATAACAGTAGCTTGCGGCGCCTGCTCTGGATTCCACTCGCTGATTGCAACAGGAACAACCTCAAAGCAACTTGACAACGAAAAAAACGCAAAGGCAATCGGATACGGCTCAATGCTTATTGAATCCGCGCTTGGAATAATCGCACTTATTTCTGTAGGCGTTATCTGGACCCAGTGGAAACAAGGAAAATTCGGCTCACCATCCGCAGCATTCGGTGCTGGAATCGCGACACTTTTTGGTAAAGAAGGAAGCGGAATTTACAACACGATAAACGCTCTTCTTACACTTGCGGTTTCTGTATTCGCCCTTACTTCACTCGACACAGGAACAAGACTTAGCCGATTTATGTTCAGCGAGCTTTTCCTTAAAGACGGAGAATTTTCTTGGAAAGACGCAAAGGGAATCCGCAAAGTTCTTGCAAATCCGTTCTTCGGAACAATCTCAATGGTTGTAATCGGAAGCGTTCTGGGCGGACTTAAGCTCAGCCAGATTTGGGGACTTTTTGGTGCGGCAAACCAGCTTTTGGCAGGACTTGCGCTTATGGCGGTTGCAGCTTGGCTCGGTCAGGCAGGAAAAAACAACAAGATGTTCTTTATTCCAATGGCATTTATGCTTGCGGCTACTTTAACAAGCCTTGTTCTTACTGTATACAAAAAGATTGCGGCAATGATTCAAGGCGTGCAGGGAGCTCTTGTCTGGGGAAACTGGTTCCAGCTTTTATTCGCAGCGGCAATGTCGGTTCTTGCAGTAATTCTTGTTATTGAAGGAATCCAGACATTTAAGAAACAGAAAAAATAG
- a CDS encoding ATP-dependent 6-phosphofructokinase has translation MATMKYDFSVENLGECKVKSPIELSLEHGNFRAAYVTDNSYVRRQVNVYKGAEEDCDDKAKFMEKAGPREYIYFNPTHVTAGICTCGGLCPGLNDVIRAVVRCLWNRYGVRRIKGIQFGYKGFFAEQGYDTIDLNPDNVDAIHKIGGTFLGTSRGGGDRTSDIVDSIERMGINMMFIIGGDGTQRGALDIANEIDRRGLKISVVGIPKTVDNDLQFIDRSFGFETAVQKATQAVNSIHMEAHSQINGIGLVKLMGRESGFIATATALASHEANFCLIPEVPFDLDGPNGLLAHIEDRLNERHHAVIVVAEGAGQELLTSTNQTDASGNKKLADIGVYLRDRITEYFASKKIHINLKYIDPGYEVRAAVTTANDSIYCERLGNNAVHAAMAGKTKIVIGLVHDKYVHIPISMATLKRNIVDPESSLWRDCLDATLQPVYMVNNINTVVEKLKKDADEAEAKALARLEKVNGMKNS, from the coding sequence ATGGCAACAATGAAATATGATTTTTCAGTTGAAAACTTGGGAGAATGCAAGGTAAAGTCTCCTATTGAACTTTCTTTGGAGCACGGAAATTTCCGCGCCGCTTATGTTACAGACAATTCTTATGTTCGCCGCCAGGTGAATGTTTATAAAGGTGCTGAAGAAGATTGCGATGACAAAGCCAAGTTCATGGAAAAAGCAGGTCCTCGTGAATATATTTACTTTAACCCGACTCACGTTACTGCTGGAATCTGCACTTGCGGAGGTCTTTGCCCTGGACTTAACGATGTAATCCGCGCTGTTGTCCGCTGCCTTTGGAACCGCTACGGTGTGCGCAGAATCAAAGGAATTCAGTTTGGATATAAAGGATTCTTTGCAGAGCAGGGATATGACACAATCGACCTTAACCCGGATAATGTAGACGCAATCCATAAAATCGGCGGAACTTTCCTTGGAACTTCACGCGGAGGCGGAGACAGAACTTCTGACATTGTAGATTCCATTGAGCGCATGGGAATCAACATGATGTTTATCATCGGTGGAGACGGAACCCAGAGAGGCGCGCTTGATATTGCAAACGAAATCGACCGCCGCGGACTTAAGATTTCAGTTGTGGGAATTCCAAAGACTGTAGACAATGACCTTCAGTTTATTGACCGCTCTTTCGGATTTGAAACTGCTGTTCAGAAGGCTACTCAGGCTGTAAATTCAATCCACATGGAAGCGCATTCGCAGATTAACGGAATCGGTCTTGTAAAGCTTATGGGACGCGAATCCGGATTCATTGCGACTGCGACTGCCCTTGCAAGCCACGAAGCTAACTTCTGCCTTATTCCTGAAGTTCCTTTTGACTTGGATGGACCGAACGGCTTGCTTGCTCATATTGAAGACCGCTTGAACGAACGCCATCACGCTGTAATCGTTGTTGCAGAGGGAGCCGGACAGGAGCTTTTGACTTCTACAAATCAGACTGATGCTTCCGGAAACAAAAAACTTGCGGACATTGGTGTTTATCTTCGCGACAGAATCACTGAATATTTTGCTTCAAAGAAAATCCATATCAACCTTAAATACATTGACCCTGGATACGAAGTGCGTGCGGCTGTTACAACTGCAAACGATTCTATCTACTGCGAGCGCCTTGGAAACAATGCGGTTCATGCGGCTATGGCAGGAAAAACAAAGATTGTTATTGGACTTGTGCATGATAAATATGTTCATATTCCGATTTCAATGGCAACTTTGAAGAGAAACATTGTTGACCCGGAAAGTTCACTTTGGCGTGACTGTCTGGATGCAACTTTGCAGCCTGTATATATGGTTAACAATATCAACACTGTTGTAGAAAAGCTCAAGAAAGACGCTGACGAGGCAGAAGCAAAAGCTCTTGCCCGCCTTGAAAAAGTCAACGGAATGAAAAACAGCTAA
- a CDS encoding LemA family protein, with the protein MRKTFYTLAAVFLCLFAFSSCGYNGLIDKREAVEQQWANVENQYQKRSDLVPNLVATVKGYASHEESVFTQIAESRSKLGGTINVDITDDPEKFAQFQAEQNTFSASIGRLLALTESYPELKANENFLDLQSQLEGIENRISTERKRYNDAVSEYNKSIQKFPGVLTAKMFGFTKKAYFRSEEKAAKAPEVSF; encoded by the coding sequence ATGAGAAAAACTTTTTACACTTTGGCGGCAGTTTTTTTGTGCCTTTTTGCATTTTCAAGCTGCGGATACAACGGACTCATCGACAAGCGTGAAGCAGTTGAGCAGCAGTGGGCAAACGTAGAAAATCAATATCAGAAACGCTCTGACTTAGTTCCAAATCTTGTGGCGACTGTAAAAGGATACGCTTCGCATGAAGAAAGCGTTTTCACACAAATTGCTGAATCGCGGTCAAAGCTTGGCGGAACTATAAATGTTGACATAACCGATGATCCTGAAAAATTCGCACAGTTTCAGGCTGAACAGAACACTTTTTCTGCAAGCATCGGACGGCTTCTTGCACTAACGGAAAGCTATCCGGAACTCAAGGCAAACGAAAATTTTCTTGATTTGCAAAGCCAGCTTGAAGGAATTGAAAACAGAATTTCCACGGAACGAAAAAGATACAATGATGCTGTAAGCGAATACAACAAGTCAATTCAAAAATTTCCCGGCGTTCTAACAGCGAAAATGTTCGGCTTTACAAAGAAAGCTTATTTCCGCTCGGAAGAAAAAGCCGCAAAAGCCCCTGAAGTTTCGTTTTAA
- a CDS encoding TPM domain-containing protein, which translates to MSASFFGGSKQNKNFIWILVLTFFIVAFLSFSAKSKGEQNSAAFNNEADGMYKPVLDNAGIFSKAELRQLESFIANLDERTGIQIAVIIVKKLDGEDIESFSMKQAEQYKLGQKGTDNGVLLTVAMKERELRIETGYGAEGILTDAVCARIIRNKITPLFKQEKYFEGIESGIKAIASVLTSDEKMTENQSQTENSAEEDEEENPFSVLAFVFFVVLIFIIFGRGKNLWILPFIFGGGSSGRRNSDSFRKGGGGSFGGGGASGRW; encoded by the coding sequence ATGAGCGCATCTTTTTTCGGCGGAAGCAAGCAGAACAAAAATTTCATTTGGATTCTTGTCCTCACATTTTTCATTGTAGCATTTCTGTCATTTTCCGCAAAAAGCAAAGGGGAACAGAACAGCGCGGCTTTTAACAATGAAGCCGACGGAATGTATAAGCCGGTTTTAGACAACGCGGGAATTTTTTCAAAAGCGGAACTAAGGCAGCTTGAATCCTTCATTGCAAATTTGGACGAGCGCACAGGAATTCAGATTGCGGTTATTATTGTAAAAAAATTGGACGGTGAAGACATTGAGTCATTCAGCATGAAGCAAGCGGAACAATACAAGCTTGGTCAAAAAGGAACTGACAATGGAGTTCTGTTAACAGTCGCCATGAAAGAGCGTGAATTAAGAATTGAAACCGGCTACGGCGCAGAGGGAATTCTTACAGACGCAGTTTGCGCACGTATAATCCGCAACAAGATCACCCCGCTGTTTAAGCAGGAAAAATATTTTGAAGGAATCGAAAGCGGAATCAAAGCCATTGCTTCAGTTTTAACAAGCGACGAAAAAATGACAGAAAATCAGTCCCAAACTGAAAATTCTGCGGAAGAAGACGAAGAAGAAAATCCTTTTTCTGTTCTTGCGTTTGTCTTTTTTGTAGTGCTTATTTTTATAATATTTGGGCGCGGAAAAAATCTCTGGATTTTACCTTTTATTTTTGGCGGCGGAAGTTCAGGCAGAAGAAATTCAGACAGTTTTAGAAAAGGCGGAGGAGGAAGTTTTGGCGGCGGCGGCGCAAGCGGACGCTGGTAA
- a CDS encoding protein-glutamate methylesterase/protein-glutamine glutaminase — translation MDNIEVLVCDDSALMRNLISRIVDETEGMNVCGTAMNGKFALQKIPFLKPDLILLDIEMPEMTGVQFLEERKKRGMDIPVVILSSIATKGAAVTMQCLELGASDFITKPSGSISSNIASVSSAIIEKIASYGGKYARKNGKNIPLTETFVKQAKLREAEAAAKKEGIIDKIAPAALSQETFSPVLFTSKRKEPEVIVPLREPGRIEVVAIGISTGGPNALREVFAHLDPKFSRPILVVQHMPAGFTKEFAASLDKICPLSVKEAEDRDEIHPGQIYIAPGNFHIVVEKSTLCNVIRLSSADLRNGHRPSADWLFESVAKIYQNRALGVIMTGMGRDGAVQLAEMRKQGAWTLGQDEESSVVYGMPRVAYELGAVQKQVSLENMANEMNTLVREHGK, via the coding sequence ATGGACAATATTGAAGTACTTGTTTGCGATGATTCAGCGTTGATGCGAAATCTTATTTCAAGAATTGTAGACGAAACCGAAGGCATGAATGTTTGCGGAACTGCAATGAACGGAAAATTCGCGCTTCAGAAAATTCCGTTTCTTAAGCCGGATTTGATTCTTCTTGACATAGAAATGCCTGAAATGACAGGTGTTCAGTTTTTGGAAGAACGCAAGAAACGCGGCATGGACATTCCTGTTGTAATCCTTTCTTCTATAGCGACAAAAGGCGCGGCTGTAACAATGCAGTGCCTGGAGCTTGGAGCAAGTGACTTTATCACAAAACCGTCCGGCTCAATTTCAAGCAATATCGCATCAGTTTCAAGCGCGATTATCGAAAAAATTGCTTCTTACGGTGGAAAATATGCCCGCAAAAACGGAAAAAATATTCCGTTAACAGAAACTTTTGTAAAGCAGGCAAAGCTCCGTGAGGCTGAGGCCGCTGCAAAAAAAGAAGGCATTATAGATAAAATTGCTCCGGCGGCTTTGTCGCAGGAAACTTTTTCTCCAGTTTTATTTACTTCAAAAAGAAAAGAGCCGGAAGTCATTGTTCCGTTAAGAGAGCCCGGCAGAATTGAAGTTGTTGCCATTGGAATTTCTACCGGCGGGCCTAACGCGCTTAGAGAAGTTTTTGCGCATCTTGATCCTAAGTTTTCACGTCCGATTCTTGTTGTTCAGCACATGCCGGCGGGTTTTACAAAGGAATTTGCCGCGAGCCTGGATAAAATTTGTCCGCTTTCAGTAAAAGAGGCGGAAGACAGAGATGAAATTCATCCTGGGCAGATTTATATTGCGCCCGGGAACTTTCATATTGTTGTGGAAAAATCAACTTTGTGCAATGTAATCCGGCTTTCCAGCGCAGATCTTCGCAATGGACACAGACCTTCTGCGGACTGGCTTTTTGAATCCGTGGCGAAAATTTACCAGAACAGGGCGCTTGGAGTTATAATGACTGGAATGGGTCGTGATGGAGCGGTTCAGCTTGCGGAAATGAGAAAACAGGGCGCTTGGACTTTGGGACAGGACGAAGAATCATCGGTTGTTTATGGAATGCCTCGTGTTGCTTATGAGCTTGGAGCTGTCCAAAAGCAGGTTTCGTTGGAAAACATGGCAAACGAAATGAACACTCTTGTAAGGGAACACGGAAAATAA
- a CDS encoding CheR family methyltransferase: protein MADLLSDIQFNEFRKLIYDASGITFSETNRSILDSRLKERLREKNLTDPQEYYRLITSDKEEFKVFLDSITTNLTRFFRNQPHFDALINYVIPHVIEDKKQTIGDFKIRIWSAGCSTGEEPYTLAMLLKDKLPAPYTFEIIASDISLKSLMTAQKGFYPDSRISGIPQNYLASYFTRVEGGYQIKPELMKTIRFDYHNLRFDMGARNFDIVFCRNVLIYFDEAAQKITIDNFWKSMARHSYLFIGHSESLFGMDTKFEFLKTPWACLYQKNEK, encoded by the coding sequence ATGGCAGATTTGCTTTCAGATATACAATTCAATGAATTTAGAAAACTCATTTACGATGCAAGCGGCATAACTTTTTCAGAGACAAATCGTTCGATTCTTGACAGCAGATTAAAGGAACGTCTGCGTGAAAAAAATCTGACAGATCCTCAGGAGTATTACCGTTTGATAACCAGCGATAAGGAAGAATTCAAAGTTTTCCTTGACAGTATCACAACGAATCTTACAAGATTTTTCAGAAACCAGCCGCATTTTGATGCTCTTATAAATTATGTAATCCCTCATGTTATTGAAGATAAAAAACAAACCATCGGGGACTTTAAAATCAGAATTTGGAGCGCGGGATGTTCAACCGGCGAAGAGCCTTACACTTTGGCGATGCTTCTAAAGGACAAGCTTCCAGCTCCTTATACATTTGAAATCATTGCTTCCGACATTTCCCTTAAATCACTGATGACAGCGCAAAAAGGTTTTTATCCGGATTCCCGCATTTCAGGAATTCCGCAGAATTACCTTGCTTCGTATTTTACAAGGGTTGAAGGCGGCTATCAGATTAAGCCTGAGCTTATGAAGACAATCCGCTTTGACTACCACAATTTGCGTTTTGACATGGGCGCAAGAAATTTTGACATTGTTTTTTGCCGAAACGTTCTCATTTACTTCGACGAGGCGGCGCAGAAAATAACAATTGATAATTTCTGGAAGTCAATGGCGCGTCATTCCTATCTTTTTATCGGACATTCTGAAAGCCTTTTTGGAATGGACACGAAATTTGAATTCTTAAAAACACCGTGGGCTTGCCTTTATCAAAAAAATGAAAAATAA
- a CDS encoding LysM peptidoglycan-binding domain-containing M23 family metallopeptidase — protein sequence MKKNKIEFSDDVCYSKTLKMKLYLKLTLTCACSIAGIAAFVTGITFGVVHFKNSSGQGGFDSNTSSHISTEIFSGEDIPVQPEYNDSGLSYISYRVKKGDMIGFIADEFGVTQDTIISVNNIHASRLIQIGQYLKIPSMPGILYAVREDGETVESISKKYNVDAQKCSSVNNLGLSEKLSAGKSLFVPYAELDWVTRQEINGDLFTKPLKTRRFYYSSMFGWRTSPFDSSKRTFHGGIDMACAKGTPIYAALPGVVSVCGDNAIYGKYVIVSHHSGYKTLYGHMNEILVRKGQFVDTNTMVGRVGSTGMSTGPHLHFTVYKNGRSINPANLWK from the coding sequence ATGAAAAAAAATAAAATTGAGTTTTCAGATGATGTGTGCTATAGTAAAACTCTAAAAATGAAATTATACTTAAAATTAACATTGACTTGTGCTTGTTCCATTGCAGGAATTGCGGCTTTTGTAACGGGAATTACATTCGGTGTTGTTCATTTTAAAAATTCAAGCGGTCAAGGCGGATTTGATTCAAATACTTCATCTCATATTTCAACTGAAATTTTTTCCGGCGAAGACATTCCGGTTCAGCCTGAATATAACGACAGCGGACTTTCATATATTTCATACCGCGTGAAAAAAGGCGACATGATTGGCTTTATTGCGGATGAATTCGGTGTTACTCAGGACACAATAATCAGCGTAAATAACATTCATGCTTCGCGCTTGATTCAGATTGGCCAGTATTTGAAAATTCCTTCAATGCCGGGAATTCTTTACGCGGTAAGGGAAGATGGCGAAACTGTTGAATCGATTTCCAAAAAATACAATGTTGACGCTCAAAAATGTTCTTCTGTAAACAACCTTGGACTTTCTGAAAAACTTTCAGCTGGAAAATCGCTTTTTGTGCCTTATGCGGAGCTTGACTGGGTTACCCGGCAGGAAATCAACGGTGATTTGTTTACAAAGCCACTTAAGACACGACGCTTTTATTATTCTTCGATGTTTGGTTGGCGCACAAGTCCTTTTGACAGTTCAAAGAGAACGTTTCACGGCGGAATCGACATGGCATGCGCAAAGGGAACTCCTATTTATGCGGCTCTTCCAGGAGTAGTTTCTGTTTGCGGAGATAATGCAATATATGGAAAATATGTGATTGTTTCGCATCATTCAGGTTATAAAACTCTTTACGGACACATGAATGAAATTCTTGTAAGAAAAGGTCAGTTTGTTGACACAAATACAATGGTCGGCAGAGTTGGAAGCACTGGAATGAGCACGGGGCCGCATTTGCATTTTACAGTTTACAAAAACGGCCGCTCAATAAATCCTGCGAATTTGTGGAAATAA
- a CDS encoding SAM-dependent methyltransferase → MPSKQNLYKKPDYWSQKAFKEGYPARSVYKLQEIDEKFGMLKKSSIILDLGAAPGSWTVWLLRNIKQSGKVVSVDLNPLSKDVKAENLVFFQGDLLSEEIRNLIKEQGPYDLVVCDAAPLTTGNRTIDTLRSKALVEMAIWYAGAMLKTGGNFCVKIFQNGDQQKLLMKMREIFTQAKGFKPEACRTESFETYLIGLNKKI, encoded by the coding sequence ATGCCATCAAAACAGAATCTTTACAAAAAGCCCGATTACTGGTCTCAAAAAGCTTTCAAGGAAGGTTACCCTGCAAGAAGCGTTTATAAACTTCAGGAAATAGATGAAAAATTTGGAATGCTAAAAAAAAGTTCCATTATTCTTGATTTGGGGGCTGCTCCTGGAAGCTGGACGGTCTGGCTTTTAAGAAATATAAAGCAGTCTGGAAAAGTTGTTTCCGTAGATTTGAATCCTCTTTCAAAAGATGTCAAGGCTGAAAATCTTGTTTTTTTTCAGGGCGATTTGCTTAGCGAGGAAATTCGGAATCTTATAAAGGAGCAGGGGCCTTACGACTTGGTTGTTTGCGATGCCGCTCCTTTGACGACTGGAAACCGCACGATAGACACTTTGCGTTCAAAGGCGCTTGTTGAAATGGCGATTTGGTATGCGGGTGCAATGCTTAAGACTGGCGGAAATTTCTGCGTGAAAATTTTTCAAAACGGAGATCAGCAAAAGCTTCTTATGAAAATGCGCGAAATTTTTACTCAGGCAAAAGGATTCAAGCCGGAAGCCTGCCGCACAGAATCTTTTGAAACTTATTTAATCGGTTTGAACAAAAAAATTTAG
- a CDS encoding AMP-dependent synthetase/ligase, with translation MNYKFGDTLPKLVRKSAIQWPEISAQLSRTKSGEYKETNYHDLFENAMDFAGALLDIGVKRGDRVGLIADNREEWEQADVGLLSIGAIDTPRGLDATETDLAYILSFSEVEITIVENETQVKKLLNIKKSIPTLKTIISFEEVSEDAKSDCEKQKVTCLWFRDLQKSGHEWRKQHPDAVEQELEKGKPDDLATIIFTSGTTGTPKGVMLSHGNILCQLDEVTERIFLNPGERALLVLPVWHAFQRAVEYVIIAQGGTLCYSKPIGSVLLQDLQKLDPYLLPAVPRVWSAVYEGIWRKMRKTGGIAFALFRFFVAEALLWSKIDRKLRRKNTRFSPDYLGFWWPVLVWPWLLLYPIKLLGNLLVFRKIRAMVGKNFRSGIAGGGAFPKNVDEFFWAIGVNIQEGYGLTETSPIISVRPIADPIFGNVGTPLRGMEVRVVDDDGIILGRCKKGTLQIKGDCVMQGYYKRPDLTDKVMTVDGWFDTGDIAILSVNNEIQLRGRKKDTIVLQGGENIEPLPIEAKINESRFISTSVVFGTNEKGIDQKYLVALILPDQDAIETYATENGINFNSYDELAETEAIQKLLEGEVFESISAKNGFKSFERINKIAVITKPFEVGVELSAKQEMMRYRVADIYKEKLAKLYKD, from the coding sequence ATGAATTACAAATTCGGAGATACACTTCCAAAATTAGTCAGAAAAAGCGCAATCCAGTGGCCTGAAATTTCAGCGCAACTTTCAAGAACAAAGTCGGGCGAATACAAGGAAACAAATTATCACGATTTATTTGAAAATGCCATGGACTTTGCCGGCGCGCTTTTGGACATCGGCGTAAAACGAGGAGATAGAGTCGGACTCATTGCTGACAACCGCGAAGAATGGGAGCAGGCAGACGTCGGACTTCTTTCAATCGGAGCAATAGACACACCGCGCGGTCTTGATGCAACAGAAACTGACCTTGCTTACATTCTTTCTTTTTCAGAAGTTGAAATCACAATTGTTGAAAACGAAACGCAAGTAAAAAAACTTTTGAATATAAAAAAATCAATTCCAACGCTCAAGACAATAATTTCATTTGAGGAAGTTTCAGAAGACGCAAAATCAGACTGCGAAAAGCAAAAAGTTACTTGCCTTTGGTTCAGGGATTTGCAGAAATCAGGACATGAATGGCGCAAGCAGCATCCAGACGCAGTTGAACAGGAACTTGAAAAAGGAAAACCGGACGACCTTGCAACAATAATTTTTACAAGCGGAACTACAGGAACTCCAAAAGGCGTAATGCTAAGCCACGGAAATATTTTATGCCAGCTTGACGAAGTTACAGAGCGAATATTTTTAAATCCTGGCGAGCGCGCCTTGCTAGTTCTTCCTGTATGGCACGCATTTCAAAGGGCAGTTGAATATGTAATCATTGCTCAAGGAGGAACTCTTTGCTACAGCAAGCCGATTGGAAGTGTTCTTCTTCAGGATTTGCAGAAACTTGATCCTTATCTTTTGCCGGCTGTTCCGCGTGTCTGGTCAGCAGTTTACGAAGGAATCTGGCGCAAAATGAGAAAAACCGGCGGAATCGCATTTGCGCTTTTCAGATTTTTCGTTGCAGAAGCATTATTATGGAGCAAAATCGACAGAAAATTAAGAAGAAAAAACACACGCTTCAGTCCAGACTATCTTGGCTTTTGGTGGCCGGTTCTTGTATGGCCGTGGCTTCTTCTTTATCCAATCAAACTTCTTGGAAACTTGCTTGTCTTTAGAAAAATCAGAGCAATGGTTGGAAAAAATTTTCGCTCTGGAATTGCCGGCGGCGGAGCATTTCCTAAAAATGTTGACGAGTTCTTCTGGGCAATCGGCGTAAACATTCAGGAAGGCTACGGACTTACAGAAACTTCTCCTATTATAAGCGTCCGTCCGATTGCAGATCCGATTTTCGGAAATGTCGGAACTCCTTTGCGCGGAATGGAAGTAAGAGTTGTTGATGATGACGGAATCATTCTCGGCAGATGCAAAAAGGGAACTCTCCAGATAAAGGGTGATTGTGTTATGCAAGGTTACTACAAACGCCCGGATTTAACCGACAAAGTTATGACCGTGGACGGCTGGTTTGACACTGGCGACATTGCAATTCTTTCTGTGAACAATGAAATTCAGCTTAGAGGCCGAAAAAAAGACACAATAGTTCTTCAAGGCGGAGAAAACATTGAGCCGCTTCCAATTGAAGCAAAAATAAACGAATCCAGATTCATTTCAACTTCTGTTGTATTCGGAACAAACGAAAAAGGAATCGACCAGAAATATCTTGTGGCGCTTATTTTGCCAGACCAAGATGCAATTGAAACTTATGCGACAGAAAACGGAATCAATTTTAACTCTTATGATGAACTTGCAGAAACTGAAGCGATTCAAAAACTTCTTGAAGGCGAAGTATTCGAATCAATCAGCGCAAAAAATGGATTCAAGTCTTTTGAGCGAATAAACAAAATCGCGGTAATAACAAAGCCTTTTGAAGTCGGAGTAGAACTAAGCGCAAAGCAAGAAATGATGCGCTACAGAGTTGCAGATATTTACAAAGAAAAACTCGCAAAACTTTACAAAGACTAA